Proteins encoded by one window of Cystobacter ferrugineus:
- a CDS encoding ammonium transporter: MPVVGVLASGLAHAQAAEPVANSGDTAWMLVASALVLLMTPGLALFYGGMVRRKNVLATFMYSFFALALVTVQWVLFGYSLAFGKTHGGFIGGFDYLLLNNVSLEPKGSIPHLVFMAFQLKFAIITPALISGAFVERMRFSAYVLFTLLWTTLVYDPVAHWTWAEGGWLFKLGVLDFAGGTVVHWTAGLSALICAVYMGKRLGYGRERFIPHDLPMTVMGAGLLWFGWFGFNAGSSLSAGPLAALAFVTTHVAAGAAALSWTTAEWFFRKRPTLLGFVSGLVAGLVAITPAAGFVSPGGSLAIGIISGVVCYGAVLLKEKLHYDDSLDAWGVHGVGGLLGALLVGVFSQAALNPAGADGLLQGNPALLGKQALAVLAVGAYTAVVTLVLLKLVDKLVGLRVTEEEERMGLDSTQHGEAAYTS, from the coding sequence GTGCCGGTAGTCGGTGTGCTGGCGTCCGGGCTGGCCCATGCCCAGGCGGCCGAGCCCGTGGCCAACTCGGGAGACACGGCGTGGATGCTGGTGGCCTCGGCGCTGGTGTTGCTCATGACACCCGGGCTGGCGCTCTTCTACGGTGGCATGGTGCGGCGCAAGAACGTGCTGGCCACGTTCATGTACTCGTTCTTCGCCCTGGCGCTGGTGACGGTGCAGTGGGTGCTGTTCGGCTACTCGCTGGCCTTCGGCAAGACGCACGGGGGCTTCATCGGCGGCTTCGACTACCTGCTGCTCAACAACGTGTCGCTGGAGCCCAAGGGCAGCATTCCGCACCTGGTCTTCATGGCCTTCCAGCTCAAGTTCGCCATCATCACCCCGGCGCTCATCTCCGGCGCGTTCGTGGAGCGCATGCGCTTCAGCGCCTACGTGCTCTTCACGCTGTTGTGGACGACGCTCGTGTACGATCCGGTGGCGCACTGGACGTGGGCCGAGGGCGGCTGGCTCTTCAAGCTGGGCGTGCTCGACTTCGCGGGCGGCACGGTGGTGCACTGGACGGCGGGCCTGAGCGCGCTCATCTGCGCCGTCTACATGGGCAAGCGCCTGGGCTACGGGCGCGAGCGCTTCATCCCGCATGATCTGCCCATGACGGTGATGGGCGCGGGGCTGTTGTGGTTCGGCTGGTTCGGCTTCAACGCGGGCAGCTCGCTGTCGGCGGGGCCCCTGGCGGCGCTGGCGTTCGTCACCACGCACGTGGCGGCGGGCGCGGCGGCGCTGTCGTGGACGACGGCCGAGTGGTTCTTCCGCAAGCGCCCCACGCTGCTGGGCTTCGTGTCGGGCCTGGTGGCGGGGCTCGTCGCCATCACCCCGGCGGCGGGCTTCGTGTCGCCGGGCGGCTCGCTCGCCATCGGCATCATCTCGGGCGTGGTGTGCTACGGCGCGGTGCTCCTCAAGGAGAAGCTGCACTACGACGACTCGCTGGATGCGTGGGGCGTGCACGGCGTGGGCGGTCTGCTCGGCGCGCTGCTGGTGGGCGTGTTCTCCCAGGCCGCGCTCAACCCCGCGGGCGCCGACGGGCTGCTCCAGGGCAACCCCGCGCTGCTGGGCAAGCAGGCGCTGGCGGTGCTGGCGGTGGGCGCCTACACGGCCGTGGTGACGCTCGTGCTGCTCAAGCTCGTGGACAAGCTGGTGGGCCTGCGCGTCACCGAGGAGGAGGAGCGCATGGGTCTGGACTCCACCCAGCACGGCGAGGCCGCATACACCTCGTGA
- a CDS encoding cobalamin-binding protein → MTDRLKALLSSAPRYPERIVCMTEETVETLYRIGAGDRVVGVSGFTVRPPEARKKPRVSSFLDANFERILELKPDLVLGFSDLQADIGRELCKRGVPVVLFNQRSLAEILQTVRVVGALVGLAERAERLAEELEANLARHAEAAERLPRRPRVFFEEWHEPLISGIRWCSELVELVGGEDVCRESRQRQDAKGRIFEPAEVARRDPEGVIASWCGRKAKRDKIVSRPGWERVTAVVEDQLYEVKSPIILQPGPAALTDGVGELARIVEAIARGEPLPAPGPGELRRVPRD, encoded by the coding sequence ATGACGGATCGGCTCAAGGCCCTGCTCTCCTCCGCGCCGCGCTACCCCGAGCGCATCGTGTGCATGACGGAGGAGACCGTGGAGACGCTCTACCGCATCGGCGCGGGAGACCGGGTGGTGGGCGTCTCCGGCTTCACCGTGCGCCCCCCCGAGGCGCGCAAGAAGCCGCGTGTCAGCTCCTTCCTGGACGCCAACTTCGAGCGCATCCTCGAGCTGAAGCCGGACCTGGTGCTGGGCTTCTCGGATCTCCAGGCGGACATCGGCCGCGAGCTGTGCAAGCGCGGGGTGCCGGTGGTGCTCTTCAACCAGCGCTCCCTCGCGGAGATCCTCCAGACGGTGCGGGTGGTGGGCGCGCTCGTGGGACTGGCCGAGCGGGCCGAGCGGCTGGCGGAGGAGCTCGAGGCCAACCTCGCGCGCCACGCGGAGGCCGCCGAGCGGCTGCCGCGCCGGCCCCGCGTCTTCTTCGAGGAGTGGCACGAGCCGCTCATCTCCGGCATCCGCTGGTGCTCGGAGCTGGTGGAGCTGGTGGGCGGAGAGGACGTGTGCCGCGAGTCGCGCCAGCGCCAGGACGCCAAGGGCCGCATCTTCGAGCCCGCCGAGGTGGCCCGGAGGGATCCGGAGGGCGTCATCGCGAGCTGGTGTGGCCGCAAGGCGAAGCGCGACAAGATTGTCTCCCGGCCCGGCTGGGAGCGCGTGACGGCGGTGGTGGAGGATCAGCTCTACGAGGTGAAGAGCCCGATCATCCTCCAGCCGGGACCCGCGGCCCTGACGGATGGGGTGGGCGAGCTGGCGCGCATCGTGGAGGCGATCGCCCGGGGCGAGCCGCTTCCGGCACCCGGCCCGGGCGAGCTGCGCCGGGTGCCGCGCGATTAG
- a CDS encoding PadR family transcriptional regulator: MFEGGELRLVLLHLIAQEPRHGYDLIRAIEGLSRGEYVPSPGVVYPTLTMLKDMGLVGEPDTDNQRKLFSITEQGRALLNENAKAVEGLLQRLGTVAEMRERTDAAPVRRAMHNLKSVLFDTLSAGVDKKTVLDVAALIDEAAQKIERLRS; the protein is encoded by the coding sequence ATGTTCGAGGGCGGCGAGCTGCGCCTCGTCCTGCTCCACCTCATCGCCCAGGAGCCCCGCCACGGTTACGACCTGATCCGCGCGATCGAAGGGCTCAGCCGTGGCGAGTACGTGCCCAGTCCAGGGGTGGTCTATCCGACGCTCACGATGCTCAAGGACATGGGCCTGGTCGGCGAGCCGGATACCGACAACCAGCGCAAGCTCTTCTCCATCACGGAGCAAGGCCGGGCGCTGCTCAACGAGAACGCGAAGGCCGTGGAGGGATTGCTCCAGCGGCTCGGCACCGTCGCGGAGATGCGCGAGCGGACCGACGCGGCCCCGGTCCGGCGCGCCATGCACAACCTGAAGAGCGTGCTGTTCGACACGCTGTCGGCCGGCGTCGACAAGAAGACCGTCCTCGACGTGGCGGCCCTGATCGACGAGGCCGCGCAGAAGATCGAGAGGCTCCGCTCATGA
- a CDS encoding response regulator, whose protein sequence is MKILLVEDNEDIREGLTDLLESEGYSVVGTASAEDGLARLRTEVFHLVITDYMLPGENGGWMLEQAEREQRLRDTPAVMITAHPRVKPPPGVRLVHKPLDIDDFLRLVDHSVRPPPRAVGA, encoded by the coding sequence GTGAAGATTCTCCTGGTAGAGGACAACGAGGACATCCGCGAAGGACTGACCGACCTGCTGGAGAGCGAGGGCTACTCCGTCGTCGGCACCGCTTCGGCGGAAGACGGGTTGGCGCGTCTTCGCACCGAGGTCTTCCACCTCGTCATCACCGACTACATGCTGCCCGGCGAGAACGGTGGGTGGATGCTGGAACAGGCCGAGCGCGAGCAGCGGCTGCGTGACACGCCCGCGGTGATGATCACCGCCCACCCGCGCGTCAAACCGCCCCCGGGCGTGCGCCTGGTGCACAAGCCCCTGGACATCGACGACTTCCTGCGGCTGGTGGACCACTCCGTGCGTCCGCCTCCGCGCGCCGTCGGCGCCTGA
- a CDS encoding BamA/TamA family outer membrane protein → MPSVWPALIAASLLMADPPVGAEGYEDALVRWGLEQHGWALEPEPEGKRLESVEVASEDVVAPSDPYPSLLNVFHVRTRDQVVRREVLLTPGEPYSPILALETARNLRRLGIFAVVRVVAVRGRAPDGVSLLVITKDLWSLRLNQDFQLVGALVQSLRLQATEQNFLGLNKKVALDFQLRRDSLSLGQTYVDPRLGGSRWSLTENAAIILARSGQPEGSRGSVLLSRPLYSLSTPWSFQAQVVWRVQPVRVFRGAEVWQLPYPEGGTVPYIYDAREVSGSTLYLRSWGTRFKLDAGGGLGAYHRRYGAPADAALDEARRAWLRDTLLPRSEDATYVLAYARFWETRYEVMRDVDSYALSEDFQVGPYVTATARYAPALLASSSSFAEVGVTARYRVRLGDALTSVATAASIRRWLGGAARGEWANRRWATEVQQVSPKVLGGRFVARALLDVNRDDLNERVLLLGGGNGLRGASPEAYSGKRMALLNLEYRTRPLVLYTVHLGGVLFYDAGTAFDEAPSVVHTVGLGVRLLFPQFNTFPFRLDFGYVLNGERPPVGGRFSFSGGQVTEFRPSFLDSPI, encoded by the coding sequence ATGCCGTCCGTCTGGCCCGCCCTGATCGCCGCGTCCCTGCTGATGGCGGACCCCCCCGTGGGGGCAGAGGGCTACGAGGACGCACTCGTGCGCTGGGGGTTGGAGCAGCACGGGTGGGCGCTGGAGCCGGAGCCCGAGGGCAAGCGCCTGGAGTCCGTGGAGGTGGCGAGCGAGGACGTCGTCGCCCCGAGCGACCCGTACCCGTCCCTGCTCAACGTGTTCCACGTGCGCACGCGCGATCAGGTCGTCCGGCGCGAGGTGCTCCTCACGCCGGGGGAGCCGTACTCGCCCATCCTCGCCCTGGAGACGGCGCGCAACCTGCGCCGGTTGGGCATCTTCGCGGTGGTGCGGGTGGTGGCCGTGCGGGGCCGAGCTCCCGATGGGGTGTCCCTGCTCGTCATCACCAAGGACTTGTGGTCGCTGCGGCTCAACCAGGACTTCCAGTTGGTGGGCGCGCTCGTGCAGTCGCTGCGCCTGCAGGCCACGGAGCAGAACTTCCTCGGGCTCAACAAGAAGGTCGCGCTGGACTTCCAGCTTCGCCGCGACTCGCTGAGCCTGGGGCAGACGTACGTGGACCCTCGCCTGGGGGGCAGCCGCTGGTCGCTCACCGAGAACGCCGCCATCATCCTCGCGCGCTCGGGCCAGCCCGAGGGCTCGCGCGGCAGCGTGCTCCTGTCGCGGCCCCTGTACTCGTTGAGCACGCCGTGGAGCTTCCAGGCGCAGGTGGTGTGGCGCGTGCAACCGGTGCGTGTCTTCCGGGGCGCGGAGGTGTGGCAGTTGCCCTACCCCGAGGGCGGCACGGTGCCCTACATCTACGACGCCCGCGAGGTGAGTGGCAGCACGCTGTACCTGCGCTCCTGGGGCACGCGCTTCAAGCTGGACGCGGGCGGAGGGCTGGGCGCCTATCACCGCCGCTATGGGGCTCCGGCGGACGCGGCTCTGGACGAGGCGCGGCGGGCGTGGCTGCGCGACACCCTGCTGCCACGCAGCGAGGACGCGACGTACGTGCTCGCCTACGCGCGCTTCTGGGAGACGCGCTACGAGGTGATGCGCGACGTGGACTCCTACGCCCTCTCCGAGGACTTCCAGGTGGGCCCCTACGTCACGGCCACGGCGCGCTACGCGCCCGCGCTCCTGGCCTCGTCCAGCAGCTTCGCCGAGGTGGGCGTCACCGCGCGCTACCGTGTGCGCCTGGGAGATGCGCTGACCAGCGTGGCCACCGCGGCCTCCATCCGCCGCTGGCTCGGCGGGGCGGCCAGGGGCGAATGGGCCAACCGCCGCTGGGCCACGGAGGTACAGCAGGTGTCGCCCAAGGTGCTCGGGGGACGCTTCGTGGCGCGGGCCCTGCTGGACGTGAATCGCGATGACCTGAACGAGCGCGTGCTGCTGCTCGGGGGCGGCAACGGCCTGCGCGGGGCGTCCCCCGAGGCGTACTCGGGCAAGCGCATGGCGCTGCTCAACCTGGAGTACCGCACGCGGCCGCTCGTGCTCTACACGGTGCACCTGGGCGGCGTGCTCTTCTACGACGCGGGCACGGCGTTCGACGAGGCGCCGAGCGTCGTGCACACGGTGGGGCTCGGCGTGCGGCTGCTCTTCCCCCAGTTCAACACCTTCCCGTTCCGCCTGGACTTCGGCTACGTCCTCAACGGCGAGCGTCCTCCCGTCGGCGGCCGCTTCTCCTTCAGCGGCGGCCAGGTGACGGAGTTCCGGCCCTCGTTCCTGGACTCGCCCATCTAA
- a CDS encoding DUF4166 domain-containing protein has product MIAAPAVPEVLPPPSLYAQLLGPDWQRLPPRVRQLHSEGLAHGRFHVRRAPGLLAALMGWLLRLPPAGEDVPTRLVVRREGATWFWERAFGGHALVTSQHVWPGELLAERLGAVACVFRLRVEGQGLHYEQVGAWVCLGGWSLRLPRLLAPRIEAEALDAPEGMRVHVRIGAPLLGRLLSYEGWVCPEENP; this is encoded by the coding sequence ATGATCGCCGCACCCGCCGTCCCCGAGGTACTCCCGCCGCCCTCGCTCTACGCCCAACTGCTGGGCCCGGACTGGCAACGGCTGCCCCCCCGGGTGCGCCAGCTCCACTCCGAGGGCCTCGCCCACGGGCGCTTCCACGTGCGCCGGGCCCCGGGCCTCCTCGCCGCCCTGATGGGATGGCTCTTGCGGCTGCCCCCCGCGGGAGAGGACGTGCCCACCCGGCTCGTGGTCCGGCGCGAGGGCGCTACCTGGTTCTGGGAGCGCGCCTTCGGCGGCCATGCGCTCGTCACGAGCCAACACGTCTGGCCCGGGGAGCTGCTCGCGGAGCGGCTCGGCGCCGTGGCGTGCGTCTTCCGCTTGCGCGTCGAGGGCCAGGGCCTGCACTACGAGCAGGTGGGCGCCTGGGTGTGCCTCGGTGGATGGAGCCTGAGACTGCCCCGCCTGCTCGCGCCCCGCATCGAGGCCGAGGCCCTCGACGCCCCGGAGGGAATGCGCGTGCACGTGCGCATCGGAGCGCCACTGCTGGGCCGGCTGCTGTCCTACGAAGGTTGGGTCTGCCCCGAGGAGAACCCATGA
- a CDS encoding PDDEXK nuclease domain-containing protein — protein sequence MTKRPSKMPRTVGSKKVAAPLRQSPSTAIEKATPVSGAQIEADVVGLVRDIGAMIDAARKQVSVTANAALMGLYWQIGQRVHTEVLEERRAEYGAQIVSAVGRQLEARYGRGFGEKSLRHMIRFARAFPSAEIVSALRRQLSWSHFKQLIYMEDELKRTFYAEMCRVEGWSTRALAERIDGMLFERTALSKKPEALIRKELSALREKGELSPALVFRDPYMLDFLELADTYSEKDLESAILREIERFLLELGAGFAFVERQKRITLDGDDYYLDLLGIHVAEYLTELPPREVLEERLHRAIEAARNRLVLEVGVDAAFDIAPTRGATPKRKGRKK from the coding sequence ATGACGAAGCGCCCGAGCAAGATGCCCAGGACGGTCGGCTCGAAGAAAGTCGCAGCGCCGCTGCGACAATCGCCAAGCACCGCCATCGAGAAGGCCACCCCTGTGTCCGGCGCCCAGATCGAGGCCGACGTGGTGGGGCTCGTGCGCGACATCGGTGCGATGATCGACGCCGCGCGCAAGCAGGTGTCGGTCACCGCGAACGCCGCGCTGATGGGGCTCTACTGGCAGATCGGCCAGCGCGTCCACACGGAGGTACTCGAAGAGCGCCGCGCGGAGTACGGGGCCCAGATTGTCTCCGCGGTGGGGAGACAATTGGAGGCGCGCTACGGACGCGGCTTCGGCGAGAAGAGCCTTCGGCACATGATCCGGTTCGCGCGCGCATTCCCCAGCGCGGAGATTGTCTCCGCACTGCGGAGACAATTGTCGTGGAGCCACTTCAAGCAGCTCATCTACATGGAGGACGAGCTGAAGCGGACCTTCTATGCCGAGATGTGCAGGGTGGAAGGGTGGTCGACGCGCGCCCTCGCCGAGCGCATCGACGGCATGCTGTTCGAGCGCACGGCGCTCTCCAAGAAGCCGGAGGCGCTCATCCGCAAGGAGCTCTCCGCGCTGCGCGAGAAGGGTGAACTCTCGCCAGCGCTCGTGTTCCGCGACCCATACATGCTCGACTTCCTTGAGCTCGCCGACACGTACAGCGAGAAGGACCTCGAGTCGGCGATCCTCCGCGAGATCGAACGCTTCCTCCTTGAGCTGGGAGCGGGATTCGCCTTCGTCGAGCGGCAGAAGCGCATCACGCTCGACGGCGATGACTACTACCTCGACCTCCTGGGCATACACGTCGCCGAGTACCTGACGGAGCTGCCCCCTCGTGAGGTGCTCGAGGAACGCCTGCACCGTGCCATCGAGGCAGCGCGGAACCGGCTCGTGCTGGAGGTCGGCGTCGACGCCGCGTTCGACATCGCCCCGACGCGCGGCGCGACGCCCAAACGCAAGGGGCGCAAGAAGTGA
- a CDS encoding methyl-accepting chemotaxis protein, giving the protein MNGSHPQTVIPPQLSHRVFLVMATWSALFSPVTAYLFALSLGLSAEEMSWSLRYLLPLFILLGAVGVPWLISFPLLQRNLGTRPGEEPHDYLVRLYKLPWKLSLLSGQGSQLLGGLLFSLILLVRFHKDPLLLGAECLIAVSLGYAMALPAALQIEALLMPSLLKERDRLRLRTQSKGPAWMRQSWHLPFTIGSVVVSAMIIMSLLLVTQTLALRDERMKALLNDPTLSAAQAERIARHLGGFVDSQASLLGPPLIALGLFALVMSTFTTWMLARRQARATAALREAIQGLANGAPVAPAWASTDELGDVTTEMTIALDKLQEIPTRLQASASLLLAASTGLGAASNQQRQRLSEQAAVLQQAQLTSEEIRTTSELASHKAESVLSVAGHAEQLGQYGEQALERTLMGLSTIGDFVDGIRGKVLRLQESATQIAHIAVTVKDLADQSHLLALNASIEAARAGDQGAGFAVVASEIRKLADQTIRENALIRKSLLDIGTAIRDVVSMSEQGALQVEGGLERVRTSGNNLREMSLIIQENAAAVRQIAAAVNQQNAGITHIFNAIAHLSSGMDETMKRLDTTLQATETLQAVTREVTEIARRYQLNR; this is encoded by the coding sequence ATGAACGGCTCACACCCGCAGACGGTCATCCCTCCGCAGCTTTCTCACCGGGTGTTCCTCGTCATGGCGACGTGGAGCGCTCTCTTCTCCCCCGTCACCGCCTACCTGTTCGCGCTGTCGCTCGGGTTGTCGGCCGAGGAGATGTCCTGGAGCCTGCGCTACCTGTTGCCCCTCTTCATCCTGCTGGGGGCCGTGGGCGTTCCCTGGCTCATCTCGTTTCCGCTGCTCCAGCGCAACCTGGGCACCCGCCCCGGAGAGGAGCCCCATGACTACCTCGTGCGCCTGTACAAGCTGCCCTGGAAGCTGTCGTTGCTGTCCGGCCAGGGCAGTCAGCTCCTCGGAGGTCTGCTCTTCAGCCTGATCCTCCTGGTGCGCTTCCACAAGGATCCGCTCCTGCTCGGGGCCGAGTGCCTCATCGCCGTCTCCCTGGGGTACGCGATGGCCCTGCCGGCCGCCCTGCAGATCGAGGCGCTGTTGATGCCCTCGCTGCTCAAGGAGCGGGATCGGCTGCGCCTGCGCACCCAGAGCAAGGGCCCCGCCTGGATGCGCCAGAGCTGGCATCTGCCCTTCACGATCGGCTCCGTCGTGGTGAGCGCCATGATCATCATGAGCCTGCTGCTCGTCACGCAGACCCTCGCGCTGCGCGATGAGCGGATGAAGGCGCTGCTCAACGATCCGACCCTCTCCGCGGCCCAGGCCGAGCGGATCGCCCGACACCTGGGAGGCTTCGTCGACAGCCAGGCGTCCCTGCTGGGGCCGCCGCTGATCGCCCTGGGCCTGTTCGCCCTGGTCATGTCCACGTTCACCACCTGGATGCTGGCCAGGCGCCAGGCCCGGGCCACCGCCGCGCTCCGGGAGGCCATCCAGGGACTGGCCAATGGAGCCCCCGTGGCGCCCGCCTGGGCCTCCACCGATGAGCTGGGCGATGTCACCACCGAGATGACCATCGCCCTGGACAAGCTCCAGGAAATCCCCACCCGCCTGCAGGCCTCGGCCAGTCTGCTGCTCGCCGCGAGCACCGGGCTCGGCGCCGCGAGCAACCAGCAGCGCCAGCGCCTGTCGGAACAGGCCGCCGTGCTCCAGCAGGCCCAGCTCACCTCCGAGGAGATCCGCACCACCTCCGAGCTCGCCTCCCACAAGGCCGAGAGCGTGCTCAGCGTCGCCGGCCACGCCGAACAGCTCGGCCAGTACGGTGAACAGGCCCTCGAGCGAACCTTGATGGGCCTGAGCACCATCGGCGACTTCGTGGATGGAATCCGCGGCAAGGTGCTGCGCCTGCAGGAGAGCGCCACGCAGATCGCCCACATCGCCGTCACCGTGAAGGACCTGGCCGACCAGTCGCACCTGCTCGCGCTCAACGCCTCCATCGAGGCGGCACGCGCGGGAGACCAGGGCGCGGGCTTCGCCGTGGTCGCCAGTGAGATCCGCAAGCTGGCCGATCAGACCATCCGGGAGAACGCCCTCATCCGCAAGAGCCTGCTGGACATCGGCACCGCCATCCGGGACGTGGTCTCCATGAGCGAGCAGGGCGCCCTCCAGGTCGAGGGCGGCCTCGAGCGCGTGAGGACCTCGGGCAACAACCTGCGCGAGATGTCGCTCATCATCCAGGAGAACGCCGCGGCCGTGCGGCAGATCGCCGCCGCGGTGAACCAGCAGAACGCGGGCATCACCCACATCTTCAACGCCATCGCCCACCTGTCCTCCGGCATGGACGAGACGATGAAGCGCCTGGACACGACGCTGCAGGCCACCGAGACGCTCCAGGCCGTCACCCGGGAAGTGACGGAGATCGCCCGCCGCTACCAGCTCAACCGCTAG
- a CDS encoding UPF0489 family protein encodes MDDSQRHLRLAGIIRLALGGGRGPRDAYVFDPHRLALPAWACALGEDGPPALLVTLDRHLDLVVPAAPAAVPDRSAGLRALDEHARWHLDVRNYDHVLAAMEAGLVGDALVLARATPRGASTAEHYVDTRGRPHRLVVVPTVDRAAEAYATPAPGDRVREVLEAAERVLLDVDLDCFTSLSDADPTTVLPWPRDIIREYLLPPDSESFWEAVLGRCVALTLAREPHHCGGLLASGRLFQDVAEVLFRELLRTEPP; translated from the coding sequence ATGGACGATTCCCAGCGACACCTGCGTCTCGCGGGCATCATCCGGCTGGCGCTCGGTGGCGGGCGGGGGCCGAGAGATGCCTACGTGTTCGATCCGCACCGGCTGGCGCTCCCCGCGTGGGCCTGTGCCCTGGGCGAGGACGGACCTCCGGCGCTGCTCGTGACGTTGGACCGGCACCTGGATCTGGTGGTGCCGGCGGCGCCCGCGGCGGTGCCGGACCGCTCCGCGGGACTGCGCGCCCTCGATGAACACGCGCGCTGGCACCTCGACGTGCGCAACTACGATCACGTGCTGGCCGCCATGGAGGCGGGACTCGTGGGCGACGCCCTGGTGCTCGCGCGGGCGACCCCCCGTGGCGCGTCCACCGCGGAGCACTACGTCGACACGCGAGGGCGCCCGCACCGCCTGGTGGTGGTGCCCACGGTGGACCGGGCGGCGGAGGCCTACGCCACGCCCGCACCGGGAGACCGGGTGCGCGAGGTGCTCGAGGCCGCCGAGCGGGTGCTGCTGGACGTGGACCTGGACTGCTTCACGAGCCTGAGCGACGCGGACCCCACCACGGTGCTGCCCTGGCCCCGGGACATCATCCGGGAGTACCTGCTCCCACCGGACTCGGAGTCCTTCTGGGAGGCCGTCCTGGGCCGCTGCGTCGCGCTGACCCTGGCCCGGGAGCCGCACCACTGTGGGGGACTGCTCGCCTCGGGCAGGCTCTTCCAGGACGTGGCCGAGGTGCTCTTCCGCGAGCTGCTGCGCACCGAGCCCCCCTGA